A stretch of Gemmatimonadota bacterium DNA encodes these proteins:
- a CDS encoding MerR family transcriptional regulator, translating into MGHTTAGRLPTAGRLPRNFSIREDVVMNSRRYMTSTEAASALNVSPSTLYAYVSRGMIRSEASGDGRRKRLYRSEDIERLKARKRARRNPGWAVKRALHTGDPILESAITLITDERLFYRGRDATILAANESFERVAALIWTNDKRFSFPIFSNTYQRDYRESWLKLKKLKPVERFQTLLPLAEADDLAALDLRRDTVAATGMRILWFMTGVATGEDPMGGIAQALRRAWAPEIDGAAELINTTLVLFADHELNVSTFTVRCAASAGTTPYSAVCAGLAALRGYKHGAASERVEALFQEAESIGSVERAIANRLRIGEKIPGFGHAVYRDVDPRASLLLRKLEDRFPGSKDLLLAREIIETTHRLVPDRYNIDLALTALVRVLNMPEGSAMALFALGRTAGWIGHAIEQYERDQLIRPRARYTGLRPPQISSS; encoded by the coding sequence ATGGGACATACCACAGCGGGCCGGTTGCCCACGGCGGGCCGGTTGCCCAGAAACTTTTCGATACGAGAGGACGTTGTAATGAACAGCAGAAGATACATGACATCCACCGAAGCGGCCTCCGCGCTGAACGTCAGTCCGTCGACGCTCTATGCGTATGTAAGCCGCGGCATGATCCGGTCTGAAGCAAGCGGCGACGGCCGGCGGAAGCGGTTGTATCGCAGTGAGGACATCGAACGGCTGAAAGCCCGCAAGCGCGCCCGCCGGAATCCGGGATGGGCGGTAAAACGGGCCCTGCACACGGGAGATCCGATCCTGGAATCGGCGATCACGCTGATCACGGATGAACGGCTGTTCTACCGGGGGCGCGACGCGACGATCCTGGCGGCGAATGAATCGTTCGAACGCGTCGCGGCATTGATCTGGACGAATGACAAGCGGTTTTCTTTTCCGATTTTCTCAAACACCTACCAGAGGGACTACCGCGAAAGCTGGTTGAAACTGAAGAAGCTCAAACCCGTCGAACGCTTTCAGACGCTGCTCCCCCTGGCCGAGGCGGATGACCTGGCCGCGCTGGATCTGCGGCGGGACACGGTCGCCGCCACGGGCATGCGTATTCTCTGGTTCATGACAGGGGTAGCCACGGGCGAAGACCCGATGGGTGGGATCGCGCAGGCGTTGCGAAGGGCCTGGGCGCCGGAGATTGATGGCGCGGCGGAGCTGATCAATACGACCTTGGTGCTGTTTGCGGATCACGAGTTGAACGTATCGACCTTTACCGTGCGATGCGCCGCATCGGCCGGAACGACGCCCTACAGCGCGGTATGCGCGGGACTTGCCGCACTGCGCGGATATAAGCACGGCGCGGCCAGCGAGCGGGTCGAAGCGCTGTTTCAGGAGGCGGAATCTATCGGCAGCGTTGAACGGGCGATTGCCAACAGGTTGCGGATCGGTGAGAAAATACCCGGGTTCGGCCACGCCGTTTACCGCGACGTGGACCCGCGAGCGAGCCTGCTGTTGCGCAAGCTGGAGGACCGGTTTCCGGGATCGAAGGACCTGCTTCTTGCGCGGGAAATCATCGAAACAACCCATCGCCTGGTCCCGGACCGGTACAACATCGACCTGGCTCTCACGGCGCTGGTCCGCGTCCTCAACATGCCGGAAGGCAGCGCCATGGCCCTGTTCGCCCTCGGCCGCACGGCCGGCTGGATCGGACACGCGAT
- the leuB gene encoding 3-isopropylmalate dehydrogenase: MHHIAVLPGDGIGPEITHEAVKVLQAVGERHQLNLDFTHHLVGGALLDAQGVALSDEVVEVCRRSDAVLFGAVGGPKWDHLDMQDRADHALIRLRQELSVYANLRQFRLYAGLEDASAVKVDLISGGVDFIILRELSSGAYYGRPKFSEVTPSGRRAVDTIEYYDFQVERLARYGYELARQRRGRLTSMSKWNALESSRLWRDVVEEVASEYSDVDTRHEIVDAGAMNLIQRPAEYDVIIMPNMFGDILGDEAAVLAGSIGMVPSAEISLDSTSLFEPIHGSANDIEGKDIANPIGMILSGALMLRYSLECPDGADDIDRAVGRVIEGGYRTADILRSPGQQEVSTSEMGDLVARMLRD, translated from the coding sequence TTGCACCATATCGCCGTACTGCCCGGAGACGGGATCGGACCTGAGATCACCCACGAGGCCGTCAAGGTACTGCAGGCCGTGGGGGAGCGGCACCAGCTGAATCTCGACTTCACCCACCACCTGGTCGGGGGAGCGCTGCTCGATGCGCAGGGCGTCGCATTGTCCGATGAGGTCGTGGAAGTTTGCCGGCGCAGCGACGCGGTGCTCTTCGGCGCGGTGGGCGGCCCCAAATGGGACCATTTGGACATGCAGGACCGGGCGGACCATGCCCTGATTCGTTTACGGCAGGAACTTTCCGTCTACGCGAATCTGCGGCAATTCCGGTTGTACGCGGGGCTGGAGGACGCGTCCGCGGTCAAAGTCGATCTCATTTCCGGGGGCGTTGATTTCATCATACTGCGGGAGCTTTCCAGCGGCGCCTACTACGGACGGCCGAAATTCAGCGAAGTCACTCCCAGCGGCAGAAGGGCCGTCGATACCATCGAGTATTACGATTTCCAGGTCGAGCGGCTGGCCCGTTACGGATACGAACTGGCGCGGCAGAGACGTGGCAGACTGACCTCGATGTCGAAGTGGAATGCCCTGGAATCTTCCAGGCTTTGGCGCGATGTCGTCGAGGAAGTGGCTTCGGAATACTCCGATGTAGATACACGGCATGAAATCGTCGACGCGGGCGCCATGAACCTGATCCAGCGGCCCGCCGAATACGACGTAATCATCATGCCCAACATGTTCGGTGACATTCTGGGCGACGAGGCGGCCGTGCTTGCCGGGTCTATCGGAATGGTCCCGTCCGCGGAGATCTCTCTGGACAGCACCTCGCTGTTTGAGCCGATACACGGAAGCGCGAATGACATCGAAGGGAAGGACATCGCGAATCCCATCGGAATGATTCTGAGCGGCGCCCTCATGCTCCGGTACAGCCTGGAATGTCCGGATGGCGCCGACGATATCGACCGCGCCGTCGGCAGGGTGATCGAAGGTGGCTACAGGACCGCGGACATCCTGAGATCGCCCGGTCAGCAAGAGGTATCCACCTCGGAAATGGGCGATCTAGTGGCCAGAATGTTGAGGGATTGA
- a CDS encoding citrate synthase/methylcitrate synthase — MTYSTGLKDVVAAETRLSHVDGEAGVLVIGGYPLEEIAERATYEEMVHLLWHGALPTEAALDGFTSELAASRPLSGVTHDLLRGAAKERRPVIDVVRMAAASLPSIDDTADARSLVAGLPTMVAAYWRLLHGKEPVAPEASLGHAANLLYMLDGEIPGDDRVRALTTYLNTVIDHGMNASTFTARVIVSTRSDFVSAVSGAIGALKGPLHGGAPGPVISMLEAIGDADNAESYLRAILESGERLMGFGHAVYRVRDPRADVLSRAARTFLDRDDDGKDDDKDDDRDDDGQVDYGHDGHDDLYALAVHVEKTALELLEEYKPGRRLQTNVEFYTALLLKGLGLHPDLFTPMFAVGRVAGWTAHCIEQQAVDRIFRPDSHYSGEMTRRWTPVDNR, encoded by the coding sequence ATGACTTACTCAACCGGTCTCAAGGACGTCGTGGCGGCGGAAACCCGGCTGAGTCATGTCGATGGCGAAGCCGGCGTACTGGTCATTGGGGGATATCCACTCGAGGAAATTGCGGAACGTGCGACTTACGAGGAGATGGTCCACCTCCTCTGGCACGGAGCGCTGCCCACCGAGGCTGCCCTCGATGGATTCACGAGTGAACTGGCCGCGAGCCGTCCGCTATCCGGGGTCACCCACGATCTGTTGCGCGGCGCGGCAAAGGAACGCCGACCCGTCATCGACGTGGTTCGCATGGCCGCGGCCTCCCTTCCTTCCATCGACGACACAGCCGACGCCCGATCCCTGGTGGCCGGCCTGCCGACCATGGTGGCGGCCTACTGGCGCCTTCTTCACGGCAAAGAACCGGTAGCACCCGAAGCCAGTCTCGGCCACGCGGCCAATCTGCTGTACATGCTGGACGGCGAAATCCCCGGCGACGACCGGGTACGGGCACTGACGACCTATCTCAACACGGTGATCGACCACGGCATGAACGCCTCCACCTTCACGGCGCGGGTCATCGTTTCCACGCGTTCGGACTTCGTTTCTGCCGTTTCAGGTGCGATCGGCGCGCTCAAAGGACCCCTCCACGGCGGCGCACCCGGCCCCGTCATTTCCATGCTCGAAGCGATCGGCGACGCCGATAACGCCGAATCCTACCTTCGTGCAATACTCGAATCCGGTGAACGGCTCATGGGTTTCGGTCATGCGGTATATCGCGTTCGCGACCCGCGGGCCGACGTCCTTTCACGCGCCGCCCGGACCTTTCTCGACCGGGACGACGACGGCAAGGACGACGACAAGGACGACGACCGGGACGACGACGGCCAGGTCGACTACGGCCACGATGGCCACGACGACCTGTACGCCCTGGCCGTGCACGTCGAGAAAACCGCCCTCGAACTCCTCGAAGAATACAAGCCCGGCCGGCGCCTGCAGACCAACGTCGAGTTCTATACCGCTCTTCTCCTCAAGGGCCTGGGTCTTCACCCGGACCTCTTCACCCCCATGTTCGCCGTGGGACGCGTCGCCGGCTGGACCGCCCACTGCATCGAGCAACAAGCCGTAGACCGCATTTTTCGTCCCGATTCCCATTACTCGGGTGAAATGACCAGGCGGTGGACGCCCGTTGACAATCGGTAG
- a CDS encoding phytanoyl-CoA dioxygenase family protein, translating to MLGKEQPMAMVDMKQIHAPEDATDLLSRPDELRQRAAEDGCLFFRRLLDPARVMEVRHQILAVCREHGWLAPGSDLKAGIADPGISVFEGDDPRWIAVYDDVQRIREFHALALDPAVVGMLEVLFGEPVLAHSRNICRLVFPDTNTHSTPPHQDNYFIGGSDETWTAWIPLGDCPEELGGLAVNRGSHRGGMLETTEGVGPGGRQVPVEDASAWVGGDYVCGDVIILHSLTIHQGRDNMTADRLRLSSDYRYQPRSHPVREDSLQPHMNWLTWDQIYENWDEDDPVKYYWKDWDLDVVKREPR from the coding sequence ATGCTGGGAAAGGAACAGCCAATGGCGATGGTCGATATGAAGCAGATCCACGCCCCGGAAGACGCGACGGACCTGCTGAGCCGCCCCGACGAACTGCGGCAGCGCGCCGCGGAGGACGGCTGCCTGTTCTTTCGACGTCTGCTCGATCCGGCGCGCGTGATGGAGGTCCGGCACCAGATACTCGCCGTGTGCCGGGAACACGGGTGGCTCGCTCCCGGATCGGATCTCAAGGCCGGTATCGCAGATCCCGGCATCAGCGTGTTCGAAGGCGACGACCCCCGCTGGATAGCTGTCTACGACGATGTCCAGCGGATCCGCGAATTCCACGCACTGGCCCTCGACCCCGCGGTAGTCGGTATGCTCGAAGTGCTGTTTGGAGAACCTGTGCTGGCCCACAGCCGGAACATCTGCCGGCTCGTGTTCCCGGATACGAACACCCACTCGACCCCGCCTCACCAGGACAACTACTTCATCGGCGGTTCGGACGAGACGTGGACGGCCTGGATCCCGCTGGGCGACTGTCCGGAGGAACTGGGCGGGCTCGCCGTCAACCGGGGATCCCACCGCGGCGGCATGCTGGAGACGACCGAAGGCGTGGGGCCGGGCGGGCGGCAGGTACCCGTCGAAGACGCCTCCGCGTGGGTAGGCGGTGATTATGTCTGCGGCGACGTCATCATCCTGCACAGCCTGACCATCCACCAGGGCCGGGACAACATGACGGCGGACCGTCTCCGGCTGTCGTCCGATTACCGGTACCAGCCGAGAAGCCACCCGGTCCGGGAGGATTCCCTCCAGCCCCACATGAACTGGTTGACGTGGGACCAGATCTACGAAAACTGGGATGAGGACGATCCGGTGAAGTACTACTGGAAGGACTGGGACCTGGACGTGGTCAAGCGGGAGCCGCGGTAG